The window CACTTGAAGAAGGGGCAAAAAAGCAAATCCACCTACCTTGTAAATGCAGCAATGAGGGAGGATGCAACCAAAGCAATTTACAGCACCGGATCATCATAATTTCCACAAGGACCGACTGTTATTTTTAACTAAACGCCGGTGAGGCTAGCAATGTGTCGAGTAATTAACCGGTAATTAGTCAGGAGCCATAAGTAAACGACAGGCCATTTTGATTTGCTTGTCCGTTTAGTTGGAGGGTGGTTTGTTAATATGGCAAATGCAAGAATTCTGATCAAGACATTGTGCTGTCCTATATGGAAGGTTTCATGGAGAGGTGGCACATTTTGTTTGTCATTATTGTGCCATTTTCTTAGATGCAGAGGCAGGACAGTCCAAGAAAATGTGGTATTACcctaccattccaagtaaatttgcatgtgccacctctaaacatTCAAATAAGAATTTGTTTTGTGTGCCCGTACTACACATGGAGAGACAGGGCggggtcagtatcttccatgctaagcgggttattctcatgatgggtgtttattcgcttgtcattgcacgagagaggctgataattgggatgcccagtcctataatcaaaatgaaaaaaataatatAATGAAACAAACTCTCGTAAAAGATAATATGGTGACCACCTTGCAATAAAGAGTGCTTTGATGTAAAAAAATGCCCTTCTCTCGGCTAAAAAGAGACCACTCTTCCCAGAGCGCACGACACACCACGTCTTCTGCACCCTGCTGCCGCCCCCCACCACTCCACCTCCGCTGCTCCATGGACGCCCCCGCCGCACCCTGCTGCCACCCCCGCCGCTCCACCTCTGGTAACTAATCACATCATTTGTCACACAGACATCTAGCTCTATGACAACTCAAGAGGGAATCCTAGTTCACTTTGTCGTAGGCTTTTTCAAAATCCAATTTCAAAATGGTCTCAACTTGTTCTTTCACGCGTGTGTGGTACAAATTTTCATGCAAGGACAAAAGACCATCCATGATGTTCATGTTTTTGATTAAAAAACACTTCATAAATACTAAAAAGCTTGTCAGCATACGGATCAAGTCTAAGGTCCAGAGTTTTAGTAATCCACTTACAAATGCATCTAAAAGAAAGTGGGTCCATATTGTTGAATCTTATCAGCTCCAAAAAATTAGGTAAGAATGCTATCACACCGTATTTCAACCTATGAACAATCAAAATTCCAGAATGGAAGGAATTAGATACATGTGTAATGTCAAGCTTGACAATGTTACCAACTAGCTTGATAATTCAATGGGGGATATTATATGGGCCAGGAGCGCTGATTTGACAGTTAGCAATCACATTAGTTTCTTGATTGTTCGTCCTGAGTACCTAAATCGATCGCGGGGTCTAGATCCACTTACATATCTCCTAAACTGTCAATTTTGAAAATCAAATATTATCCAAGTTGTACGTACAAATTGTCTCCTTGCTCCCCTCAACTCTGTTTATCCGACCTCCCTTCTTGCTGGCATTCTCCATCAAGCTCCGGCACTGCTCGACCAGTCATGGGATTCCATTTTCTGTGTTAGTATTGTTGTTTAAAAATAGCACAAATCTGGTGAAAATAAAACCGTCGGTGCAAGCCTCTTAACCTGAACCCCAGAACTGATGCCATCAGCTTTTTTCTAAAAGCAATTGGGGAGGTAATACCCTTCGCTGTTCCATTAGCATAAACCAGAGTTCAAAACATGATCCAAAGTAGAGCTAAAGAAAAGCATCATCTTATTGCAACACGAGAGCAATGAAACCTTTGAACAATTCCATTTATACAAAGTGTATACATTACACTAGAGCACCACGGTAAAAACACATCGCTGCCTTGAAAACAAATTAAAAATCACCATCTCACCCGACTAATCACAACTTCCCATGCATTTTCTCTCGAGGGGTCATTTCATTTTTTTCAACCAAAACCCCCAAAGTTTAGCAACCGCTAGTGGGACCACCCGACGGTGACCGTGGCGGCTTCGAACCCCTCCTTCCCGCCACCGAACCGTATGGCGCCGctgctccccttcctccccctccgcCGCCTGTCCATGCTCCCGCCCTTCGACACCGCCGGCGACGCCTTCTCGCCGGCACCCTTCCGCCCGACCCCGCCAGCCTTCTCCAGCAGCCGCACCACCTTGGCCTTGCCCGTCACCGCTGCGGATGCCGCGGCCGACCTTcccttcgtcgtcgctgccctggcgTTGGCCCCGGCTTTGAGGAGGATGTCCACCACGTCGGAGCGCCCCGCCTCGGCGGCGCAGTGCAGCGCCGTGTAGCCCTCGGCGTCGCACGCCTCCACGTCGACGCCCCGCTCGATGAGGTCGCGAACCGCGTCGGCGCGCCCCTTGAACGCGGCGCGCATTAGCGGCGTCCACCCGTGCGCGTCCCGCCCTTCCACGGACGCGCCGCCGTCCGCGGCCCGACGGACGGCCCGGGCCTCGCCCTTGCGCGCGGCCGCCAGGATGGCCTCGCCGAGCCCCAGGAAGTCCATGATCCGCCCGGTGTGGCCCTCCTCGGCCGCGGTCTCGTATGCCGTCTTCCCTTTTGCGTCGCGCACCGAGGCCGTGCCGGCCACGCCGTGCGCCAGGATCAGGCGGGCCACGGCCTCGTCGCCCCGCCTCGCCGCGGCGTGGAGGGCGGTGCCACCGTCCGTGCCGCACCTCGCGTCGGCCCTTGCACCTGCCGCGAGGAGCGCCTTCACCGCTTCCCGCCGGCCACCCTCCGCCGCCAGCCGCAGTGGGGTCTTGCCATCCCTCCCCGCCGCGTCGATGGATGTGAAGGAACCGGAGAAGGAAGCGGAGGAAGAGGAGCCGGGAGAAGCAGACGCAGGCTTTCCAAGAAGCAGCTTCAAGACATCGTCGTGTCCCGCCGCGGCGGCCACGTGGAGCGCGTCGGAGCCGGCGTGCTTGGCTCCATTGGCGAGGAGGAGCTCCGCGATGAGGCACTCGCCGGACGCCGCGGCGATCTCGAGGGGTGTCCTCCCGCGGCTGGGCTTGTCGGCGTCGGCGCCGTACTCGAGGAGCACCTGCACGATGTCCGCGCGGCCGAGGCCGACCGCGAGGTCGAGCAGCGTGCTCCCGGACTCGTCCGCGGCGTCCGCGGCGCGCCACGCGGGGTCGCTGCGGTCGAGCACCTCCCTGAGCGCCTCCACGGCCCCGGTGGCGACGAGGCGCGCCGCGACCTCGGCGCCCACGAAGGACGCCCGGATGCCGCTGTCGACAAACACCTGCTTCTTCCTCGCGGAGAACCACTCAGGGTTCACGGAGTCGAGCGCGGACACGGGCTCCCTGACCGAGGCGCCGGGCGCCACCACGCTGTGCAGCAGGAAGGCGTCCTCCCCGCGGCTGCCTCCCCCGCCGGGCCCGTCGGGCGCCTCGGAGGCCA is drawn from Triticum dicoccoides isolate Atlit2015 ecotype Zavitan chromosome 4A, WEW_v2.0, whole genome shotgun sequence and contains these coding sequences:
- the LOC119289285 gene encoding protein VAPYRIN-like — protein: MDRLVIPEPTNEVVVRVEPGRPARGELTLRNAMHTMPVAFRLQPAVRGRFAVRPHTGILAPLAAVTVEVLYMASEAPDGPGGGGSRGEDAFLLHSVVAPGASVREPVSALDSVNPEWFSARKKQVFVDSGIRASFVGAEVAARLVATGAVEALREVLDRSDPAWRAADAADESGSTLLDLAVGLGRADIVQVLLEYGADADKPSRGRTPLEIAAASGECLIAELLLANGAKHAGSDALHVAAAAGHDDVLKLLLGKPASASPGSSSSASFSGSFTSIDAAGRDGKTPLRLAAEGGRREAVKALLAAGARADARCGTDGGTALHAAARRGDEAVARLILAHGVAGTASVRDAKGKTAYETAAEEGHTGRIMDFLGLGEAILAAARKGEARAVRRAADGGASVEGRDAHGWTPLMRAAFKGRADAVRDLIERGVDVEACDAEGYTALHCAAEAGRSDVVDILLKAGANARAATTKGRSAAASAAVTGKAKVVRLLEKAGGVGRKGAGEKASPAVSKGGSMDRRRRGRKGSSGAIRFGGGKEGFEAATVTVGWSH